Proteins encoded within one genomic window of Nitrospina gracilis 3/211:
- a CDS encoding adenylate kinase translates to MRVILLGPPGSGKGTQANLLQERFSIPKISTGDILRAAVSDGTDLGSQAKTYMDQGQLVPDEIVVGLIKERIKEPDCDNGFILDGFPRTIVQAEKLGEMLRSMGQDIDVVVDLEVGKDELLVRLTGRSTCKECGAMYHKTTHPPKVAGRCDACGGELYQRDDDNEETILKRLTVYKQQTEPLKNYYEKQGKLKTAPGRGTVDEIFSRVCEMVN, encoded by the coding sequence ATGAGGGTGATATTGCTAGGTCCTCCTGGGTCCGGAAAGGGTACCCAGGCGAATTTGCTCCAGGAGCGGTTTTCCATCCCCAAAATTTCCACTGGGGACATCCTGAGGGCCGCCGTCAGTGACGGTACAGATTTGGGCAGCCAGGCCAAGACCTACATGGATCAGGGCCAGTTGGTGCCGGATGAGATTGTCGTCGGTCTCATCAAAGAGCGCATCAAGGAGCCCGATTGCGACAACGGATTCATTCTCGACGGCTTTCCCCGCACCATCGTGCAGGCGGAAAAGCTGGGTGAGATGCTGAGGTCCATGGGGCAGGACATCGATGTGGTTGTGGACCTGGAAGTGGGCAAGGACGAATTGCTGGTCCGCCTGACCGGGCGAAGCACCTGCAAGGAATGCGGAGCCATGTACCACAAAACCACGCACCCGCCGAAGGTGGCGGGTCGGTGTGATGCGTGCGGCGGTGAGTTGTACCAGCGCGACGACGACAACGAGGAGACGATCCTCAAGCGTTTGACGGTTTACAAGCAACAAACCGAGCCGCTCAAAAATTATTATGAAAAACAGGGAAAGCTGAAGACCGCCCCCGGTCGGGGTACGGTCGATGAAATATTTTCCCGGGTTTGCGAAATGGTCAACTGA
- the infA gene encoding translation initiation factor IF-1, whose amino-acid sequence MSKEDSIEVEGTVLEPLPNAMFRVELENGHKILAHISGKMRLHFIRILSGDKVKVQLSPYDLSRGRITYRYK is encoded by the coding sequence ATGTCCAAAGAAGATTCCATCGAAGTCGAAGGCACCGTACTGGAACCCCTGCCGAACGCCATGTTCCGCGTGGAATTGGAAAACGGACACAAGATTCTCGCTCACATCTCCGGAAAGATGCGGCTGCATTTCATCCGCATCCTGTCGGGCGACAAGGTGAAGGTACAGCTTTCACCGTATGACCTGTCCCGGGGTCGAATCACTTACCGGTACAAGTAA
- the rpmJ gene encoding 50S ribosomal protein L36, with protein sequence MKVQASVKKICKNCKVIRRRGVVRVICENPKHKQKQG encoded by the coding sequence ATGAAAGTTCAGGCATCCGTCAAAAAGATTTGTAAGAATTGCAAGGTGATCCGCCGTCGCGGCGTGGTGCGCGTGATTTGTGAGAACCCCAAGCACAAACAGAAACAGGGCTGA
- the rpsM gene encoding 30S ribosomal protein S13: MARIAGVDIPMNKRAHVALTYVYGIGPTTSGRILQQANVAPETRIKDLTDDELTRIRSIIEKDHQVEGDLRRTNNMNMKRLMDIGCYRGLRHRRGLPVRGQRTHTNARTRKGPRKTVGAKGKK, from the coding sequence GTGGCACGTATAGCCGGTGTGGACATTCCCATGAACAAACGCGCGCATGTGGCGTTGACCTATGTGTACGGCATCGGCCCGACCACTTCGGGCAGAATCCTTCAGCAGGCCAACGTGGCTCCGGAAACCCGGATCAAGGATTTGACGGACGATGAATTGACGCGTATCCGCTCGATCATCGAGAAAGATCATCAGGTGGAAGGCGATCTGCGCCGCACCAACAACATGAACATGAAGCGGCTCATGGACATCGGCTGTTACCGCGGGCTTCGGCACCGTCGCGGTTTGCCCGTTCGCGGCCAGCGCACGCACACCAACGCCCGCACGCGCAAGGGACCCCGTAAGACGGTCGGCGCCAAAGGCAAGAAATAA
- the rpsK gene encoding 30S ribosomal protein S11, protein MADKKPKAGKKKGKTAPEMGVAHIRATFNNTIVTISDLSGNVVSWSSAGAQGFKGSRKSTPFAAQVAAEKAATKAREMGMRKLEVHVKGPGAGRESAIRSLQGVGMEITVIRDRTPIPHNGCRPRKRRRV, encoded by the coding sequence ATGGCAGACAAGAAACCCAAAGCTGGAAAGAAAAAGGGCAAAACCGCTCCGGAGATGGGCGTTGCCCATATCCGCGCTACGTTCAACAACACGATCGTGACCATCAGCGATCTGTCGGGGAACGTCGTGTCCTGGTCCAGCGCCGGTGCGCAGGGCTTCAAAGGCTCGCGCAAGAGCACCCCGTTTGCCGCGCAGGTGGCTGCCGAGAAAGCCGCCACCAAGGCCCGCGAAATGGGCATGCGCAAACTGGAAGTGCACGTGAAAGGCCCGGGTGCCGGGCGCGAATCCGCCATCCGGTCCCTGCAGGGTGTGGGCATGGAAATCACCGTCATCCGCGACCGCACGCCGATTCCGCACAATGGATGCCGGCCGCGCAAGCGCCGCCGTGTGTAA
- the rpsD gene encoding 30S ribosomal protein S4 gives MARYIGSVCRLCRREGEKLYLKAERCDTPKCAIDRRSYAPGQHGQGRTKFSEYGVQLREKQKVRRLYGVLENQFRTYFKKADQKKGVTGENLLQNLEMRMDNVIYRMGLAGSRNAARQLVRHRFFTVNGKKVNVPSYAVRKGDVIGLVASKKDKLPIKTGLEAMKGKTLPNWVTFDFDKNEGTVLELSSREDITLPINEQLIVELYSR, from the coding sequence TTGGCACGATATATTGGTTCCGTTTGTCGTCTCTGTCGCCGCGAAGGGGAAAAGCTGTACCTGAAAGCTGAGCGGTGCGATACCCCCAAGTGTGCGATCGACCGCCGAAGCTACGCCCCCGGCCAGCACGGCCAGGGTCGCACCAAGTTCTCGGAATACGGAGTGCAGTTGCGTGAGAAACAGAAGGTCCGCCGCCTCTACGGCGTACTGGAAAACCAGTTCCGCACGTACTTCAAAAAAGCCGACCAGAAGAAAGGCGTCACCGGCGAGAATCTTCTGCAGAACCTGGAAATGCGGATGGACAACGTCATCTACCGGATGGGCCTCGCGGGGTCCCGTAATGCCGCGCGCCAACTGGTGCGGCACCGCTTTTTCACCGTCAACGGCAAGAAAGTGAACGTGCCTTCTTACGCGGTCAGGAAAGGCGATGTGATCGGGCTGGTCGCATCCAAGAAAGATAAACTGCCGATCAAGACCGGCCTCGAAGCCATGAAGGGCAAAACTCTGCCCAACTGGGTGACATTTGATTTTGACAAGAACGAAGGAACGGTTCTGGAACTCTCCTCGCGTGAGGACATCACGCTCCCGATCAACGAGCAGTTGATCGTTGAATTGTATTCGCGTTGA
- a CDS encoding DNA-directed RNA polymerase subunit alpha, with protein sequence MMQGIVKPKRLDFDKKTRSDNYAKFQAGPFERGYGITVGNSLRRMLLSSIEGTAVIGVKFEGVFHEFSSIPGVMEDVTEIILNLKKLQLKLQGSEDSKRLYLKRDTAGEVLAKDFQEDPDVTILSPDHKIATLDSNGTLDMEVLIQRGRGYVPADRHDMTTESVQMIPVDALFSPVEKVNYTVEKTRVGQSTDYDSLVMELWTDGSITPEDAVAHAAKIVKDHMQIFINFDEEPEPVQPQIDEKKQKLLTNLAKSVEELELSVRSYNCLKNANITTIAELVQKGDSEMLKTRNFGRKSLNEIKEILEEMGLSLGLKLEEEDLRQIQAMRKKKEVELEGERA encoded by the coding sequence ATGATGCAGGGAATCGTTAAACCCAAGCGTCTCGATTTTGACAAAAAGACCCGGTCCGACAACTACGCCAAGTTCCAGGCAGGACCCTTTGAGCGCGGTTACGGCATCACTGTCGGGAATTCACTCCGCCGCATGCTGTTGTCTTCCATCGAAGGCACCGCCGTCATCGGCGTGAAGTTTGAAGGCGTGTTCCACGAATTTTCGTCCATTCCGGGCGTTATGGAAGACGTTACTGAAATTATCCTCAACCTGAAAAAACTGCAGTTGAAACTGCAGGGCAGTGAGGACAGCAAACGCCTGTACTTGAAGCGCGATACCGCAGGCGAAGTGCTGGCCAAGGATTTTCAGGAGGATCCGGACGTCACCATCCTGAGCCCGGACCACAAGATCGCCACGCTCGACAGCAACGGCACGCTGGACATGGAAGTGCTCATCCAGCGCGGTCGAGGTTATGTCCCGGCGGACCGCCATGACATGACCACCGAGTCGGTGCAGATGATTCCCGTCGATGCACTGTTCTCGCCGGTAGAAAAAGTGAATTACACGGTCGAGAAAACCCGCGTCGGGCAGTCCACGGACTACGATTCTCTCGTTATGGAACTGTGGACCGACGGCAGCATCACTCCGGAAGACGCCGTGGCGCACGCCGCGAAGATCGTCAAGGACCACATGCAGATCTTCATCAACTTCGATGAGGAGCCGGAGCCGGTTCAACCGCAGATCGACGAAAAGAAACAGAAACTGCTCACCAATCTGGCGAAAAGCGTCGAGGAACTGGAATTGTCCGTACGGTCCTACAACTGCCTAAAAAACGCGAATATCACCACCATTGCCGAGCTGGTGCAGAAGGGCGACAGCGAAATGCTGAAGACCCGAAATTTCGGTCGCAAGTCGCTCAACGAAATTAAAGAAATTCTCGAGGAAATGGGCCTGTCGCTGGGCCTGAAACTGGAAGAGGAAGACCTCCGACAGATCCAGGCCATGCGCAAGAAAAAAGAAGTGGAACTCGAGGGAGAACGCGCCTGA
- the rplQ gene encoding 50S ribosomal protein L17 has protein sequence MRHLKAGRKLGRTSAHRKALFRNLVTALIVKERIRTTLAKAKELRSHVEKTITLGKKGTLHARRRALRVVHGKEAFVKLFDTLSDRYASRNGGYTRILHVGNRRGDDAPMAIIELVDREEEQAQAAPAKEKKAKKDSGEKKETGEKKDKKENGEKKAPAAKKDDKDKAPAKKKAAPKADKDKGKGDEKKTKAATKKSTAPKKKSDDK, from the coding sequence ATGCGTCACCTGAAAGCGGGAAGAAAACTGGGCCGCACCTCGGCTCACCGGAAAGCGTTGTTCCGTAACCTGGTCACTGCGCTCATCGTGAAAGAACGCATCCGTACTACGCTGGCCAAGGCGAAGGAACTGCGCAGCCACGTGGAGAAAACCATCACGCTGGGCAAGAAAGGCACCCTCCACGCCCGCCGCCGCGCTCTGCGCGTGGTCCACGGCAAGGAAGCCTTTGTGAAACTGTTTGACACGCTCTCCGACCGTTACGCCAGCCGCAACGGCGGTTACACCCGCATCCTGCACGTCGGCAACCGACGTGGTGACGACGCTCCGATGGCCATCATCGAACTCGTGGACCGCGAGGAAGAGCAGGCGCAGGCCGCTCCCGCCAAGGAGAAAAAAGCCAAAAAAGACTCCGGTGAAAAAAAGGAAACGGGCGAAAAGAAGGACAAAAAGGAAAACGGGGAGAAGAAAGCCCCGGCCGCCAAGAAGGACGACAAGGACAAGGCGCCCGCCAAGAAGAAAGCCGCTCCCAAAGCGGATAAGGACAAGGGCAAAGGCGACGAAAAGAAAACCAAGGCCGCCACCAAAAAGTCCACGGCTCCAAAGAAAAAATCCGACGACAAGTAA
- a CDS encoding YkgJ family cysteine cluster protein codes for MAKAKIKDPWDQCKKCLPAKCCTYFALQVDEPESRKDYEAMLWQIAHKGVSFYIYRKGWYMMVETVCNFLRDDNKCAIYETRPYICREHSIENCEYTGDDYGWTEHFKSYKELLDWINENTNYRFKYKEPDYGRPNAKGRKLKAMVGCGS; via the coding sequence ATGGCTAAAGCGAAGATCAAGGATCCGTGGGATCAGTGTAAAAAATGCCTGCCGGCGAAGTGCTGTACCTATTTCGCGTTGCAGGTGGATGAACCGGAATCACGCAAGGACTACGAAGCGATGTTGTGGCAGATCGCGCACAAAGGCGTTTCGTTTTATATCTACCGCAAGGGCTGGTACATGATGGTGGAGACGGTGTGCAATTTTCTGCGCGACGACAACAAGTGCGCCATTTATGAAACGCGCCCGTACATTTGCCGCGAACACAGTATCGAAAATTGTGAATATACCGGCGACGATTACGGCTGGACGGAGCATTTCAAAAGTTACAAAGAACTTTTGGACTGGATCAACGAAAACACCAATTACCGGTTCAAATATAAAGAACCGGATTATGGCAGGCCCAATGCCAAGGGACGCAAGCTGAAAGCCATGGTCGGTTGCGGCAGTTGA
- a CDS encoding cupin domain-containing protein, with amino-acid sequence MDPGRIARDWKRRGHSFGEFRDPAGRRREGFVHEVDELFMVGEGRIEIEIEGAVGRPQPGEEVFIPARAVHSARNIGGTSACWLYGYRKTT; translated from the coding sequence GTGGACCCCGGCCGCATCGCCCGAGACTGGAAACGCCGCGGCCACTCGTTCGGCGAATTCCGCGACCCGGCCGGCCGGCGCCGGGAAGGTTTCGTGCACGAGGTGGACGAGCTGTTCATGGTGGGGGAAGGCCGCATAGAAATCGAGATCGAAGGCGCGGTGGGCCGTCCCCAACCGGGTGAGGAGGTGTTCATCCCCGCGCGGGCGGTGCATTCGGCACGCAACATCGGAGGCACCTCCGCCTGCTGGTTGTACGGTTACCGGAAAACGACCTGA
- a CDS encoding radical SAM protein, translating to MSTPFTINSEKFEPAYMKLHRTGELFRRSREALRALTNCRVCPRDCEVDRLNNEFALCKTGRYAYVSSFFPHFGEEDCLRGWNGSGTIFFSMCNLKCVFCQNYDISQKHDGDEVGPEALAQIMLRLQAMGCHNINFVTPEHVVPQILEALPMAVEMGLRLPLVYNTGAYDSLESIESLCDIVDIFMPDFKYWEEKESSTYLKAKSYPDAARAAIKAMHEQVGDLVFDEKGLARRGVLVRHLVMPNSAENVRPIMRWLANEISPDTYVNIMDQYRPAGKVTENRFREICRRTTSEEHAEAVRIAKEEGLRRFDTRDPEAFLAYALP from the coding sequence GTGTCCACCCCGTTCACCATCAACTCCGAAAAATTTGAGCCCGCTTACATGAAGCTGCACCGTACGGGGGAGCTGTTCCGCCGTTCGCGCGAGGCTCTACGGGCGCTCACAAACTGCAGGGTGTGCCCGCGCGACTGCGAGGTGGACCGGCTGAACAACGAGTTCGCACTGTGCAAGACGGGTCGCTACGCCTACGTCTCCAGCTTCTTCCCGCACTTTGGCGAGGAAGACTGCCTGCGCGGCTGGAACGGGAGCGGCACCATCTTCTTTTCCATGTGCAACCTCAAGTGCGTGTTCTGCCAGAACTACGATATCAGCCAGAAACACGACGGCGACGAGGTCGGCCCCGAAGCGCTGGCGCAGATCATGCTCCGCCTGCAGGCGATGGGGTGCCACAACATCAATTTCGTCACGCCGGAGCACGTGGTGCCGCAGATTCTGGAGGCCCTGCCGATGGCCGTCGAAATGGGCCTGCGACTGCCGCTGGTGTACAACACCGGCGCCTACGATTCGCTGGAGAGCATCGAGAGCCTGTGCGATATCGTGGACATCTTCATGCCCGACTTCAAGTACTGGGAGGAGAAAGAATCGTCCACCTACCTCAAGGCCAAAAGTTATCCCGACGCCGCGCGCGCCGCCATCAAGGCCATGCACGAGCAGGTGGGCGACCTGGTGTTCGACGAGAAAGGCCTCGCCAGACGCGGTGTGCTGGTGCGGCACCTGGTGATGCCGAACAGCGCGGAGAACGTGCGGCCCATCATGCGCTGGCTGGCGAATGAAATCTCGCCCGACACCTACGTCAACATCATGGACCAGTACCGCCCGGCGGGCAAGGTAACCGAAAACCGCTTTCGCGAAATCTGCCGCAGAACGACTTCCGAAGAACACGCCGAGGCCGTGCGCATCGCCAAAGAAGAAGGTTTGCGCCGCTTCGACACACGTGACCCGGAAGCGTTTCTGGCCTACGCCCTGCCTTGA
- the rho gene encoding transcription termination factor Rho encodes MNIEELKTKTISELTNMAKSLKIPGHSGLRKQDLIFKILQAQIEKDGLMFGQGVLEILPDGFGFLRAPTYNYLPGPDDIYVSPSQIRKFDMHTGDTISGQIRPPKENERYFALLKVEAINFENPDKTKDKILFDNLTPLYPMERIRLETPNCTDYSARIMDLMTPIGKGQRGLIVAPPRTGKTMLLQSIANSIATNHPEMVLIVLLIDERPEEVTDMERSVRGEVISSTFDEPAQRHVQVAEMVIEKAKRLVEHNKDVVILLDSITRLARAYNAIVPPSGKVLSGGVDSNALQRPKRFFGAARNLEEGGSLTIIATSLVDTGSRMDDVIFEEFKGTGNLEIVLDRKLAEKRIFPSIDINRSGTRKEELLIEEQELQKIWLLRKVLLPMGIHDTMELLLQKMRETKTNAEFIQTMNS; translated from the coding sequence ATGAACATTGAGGAACTTAAAACCAAGACCATATCCGAATTGACCAACATGGCCAAGTCGCTGAAAATTCCCGGCCACAGCGGTTTGCGCAAGCAGGACCTCATCTTCAAAATCCTCCAGGCCCAGATCGAAAAAGACGGTTTGATGTTCGGACAGGGCGTGCTGGAAATCCTGCCCGACGGATTCGGTTTCCTGCGAGCACCGACGTACAACTACCTCCCGGGCCCCGACGACATTTACGTGTCGCCTTCGCAGATCCGGAAATTTGATATGCATACCGGGGACACCATCTCCGGCCAGATTCGTCCCCCCAAGGAGAACGAGCGTTACTTCGCCCTGCTCAAGGTCGAGGCGATCAACTTCGAGAATCCGGACAAGACCAAAGACAAGATCCTGTTTGACAACCTGACGCCGCTCTACCCGATGGAGCGCATCCGTCTGGAAACGCCGAACTGCACGGATTACAGCGCGCGCATCATGGATTTGATGACGCCGATCGGCAAGGGCCAGCGCGGCCTCATCGTCGCCCCGCCCCGTACCGGCAAGACCATGCTGTTGCAGTCCATCGCCAACAGCATCGCCACCAACCATCCGGAAATGGTGCTGATCGTCCTTCTCATCGACGAGCGCCCGGAAGAGGTGACGGACATGGAACGCTCCGTTCGCGGCGAGGTCATCAGCTCCACCTTCGATGAACCGGCGCAACGCCACGTGCAGGTCGCCGAAATGGTCATCGAAAAAGCCAAGCGGCTGGTCGAACACAACAAGGACGTGGTGATCCTGCTCGACAGCATCACGCGCCTGGCACGTGCCTACAATGCCATCGTGCCGCCCAGCGGCAAAGTGCTCTCCGGCGGTGTGGACTCCAACGCCCTCCAGCGGCCGAAACGCTTTTTCGGCGCGGCCCGCAACCTGGAGGAAGGGGGCAGCCTCACCATCATCGCCACCTCGCTGGTCGATACTGGCAGCCGCATGGACGACGTCATCTTCGAGGAATTCAAGGGCACCGGCAACCTGGAGATCGTGCTTGACCGAAAACTCGCCGAAAAGCGCATTTTCCCGTCTATCGATATCAACCGCTCCGGCACGCGTAAGGAGGAATTGCTCATCGAGGAGCAGGAACTCCAGAAAATCTGGCTGTTGAGAAAAGTTTTACTGCCGATGGGCATCCATGATACGATGGAACTCCTCCTGCAGAAAATGCGAGAAACCAAAACCAATGCGGAATTCATCCAGACGATGAATTCCTGA
- the rpmE gene encoding 50S ribosomal protein L31, with product MKADIHPEYFETTITCACGNQVKTRSTVKDVHQEICSACHPFFTGKQKLIDSAGRIEKFTRKYQKAQEAKAAKQASPN from the coding sequence ATGAAAGCGGATATCCATCCGGAATATTTCGAGACCACCATCACGTGCGCCTGCGGCAACCAAGTGAAAACCCGTTCCACGGTGAAAGACGTCCATCAGGAAATCTGTTCCGCCTGCCATCCCTTTTTCACCGGCAAGCAGAAGCTGATCGACAGTGCCGGCCGCATCGAGAAGTTCACGCGGAAGTACCAGAAAGCCCAGGAAGCGAAAGCCGCCAAGCAGGCCTCCCCCAACTAG
- the prfA gene encoding peptide chain release factor 1: MFEQLDDIEKRYEKLNNLMSDPKVYGNPAEYQKCAREHSELSDIVSEYREWKRADRQLQENRKVLDEESDRELIEMAREEVESLILRKEEHEAQLKLMLLPKDPRDEKSVIMEIRAGTGGDEAGLFAADLFRMYSRYAEDRKWKIEVLASSVTGVGGYKEIICNIQGKGAYSRLKFEAGTHRVQRVPATETQGRIHTSAVTVAILPEAEEVDVQINPGDLKIDVYRSSGPGGQSVNTTDSAVRITHVPSGIVVTCQDEKSQHKNKERALKVLRARLYEEEQRRQQEAMAQDRKSQVGTGDRSERIRTYNFPQERVTDHRIGLTLHKLTQIMEGHLDELIDKLVYHYQTEALQKSSAS; this comes from the coding sequence ATGTTTGAACAACTCGATGACATCGAAAAGCGTTACGAAAAGCTCAATAATTTGATGAGCGACCCCAAGGTGTACGGCAACCCCGCCGAATACCAGAAATGCGCGCGCGAACACTCGGAACTGAGCGACATTGTTTCCGAGTACCGGGAATGGAAACGGGCGGACCGCCAGTTGCAGGAAAATCGTAAGGTGCTGGATGAGGAAAGCGACCGCGAACTGATCGAGATGGCCCGCGAGGAGGTCGAGTCTCTCATTCTCCGGAAAGAAGAACACGAAGCGCAGTTGAAATTGATGCTGTTGCCCAAGGACCCGCGCGACGAAAAGAGCGTCATCATGGAAATCCGCGCCGGAACCGGCGGCGATGAAGCGGGATTGTTCGCTGCGGACCTGTTTCGTATGTATTCCCGTTACGCGGAAGACAGGAAGTGGAAAATCGAAGTGCTCGCCAGCAGCGTCACCGGCGTGGGAGGGTACAAGGAAATCATTTGCAATATCCAGGGCAAGGGCGCCTACAGCCGCCTCAAGTTCGAAGCGGGGACGCACCGCGTGCAACGCGTACCGGCCACAGAAACACAGGGACGCATCCACACTTCGGCGGTCACCGTCGCCATCCTGCCGGAAGCGGAGGAGGTGGACGTGCAGATCAACCCGGGCGACCTCAAGATCGACGTGTACCGCTCATCGGGTCCCGGCGGACAGAGCGTGAACACCACCGATTCTGCAGTGCGCATCACCCACGTGCCCAGTGGGATCGTCGTCACCTGCCAGGATGAAAAGTCCCAACACAAAAACAAGGAACGTGCCCTCAAGGTCCTGCGCGCGCGGTTGTACGAGGAAGAGCAGCGCCGCCAGCAGGAAGCGATGGCGCAGGATCGCAAGTCGCAGGTGGGAACCGGCGACCGCAGTGAACGTATCCGGACCTACAACTTCCCGCAGGAGCGGGTTACCGATCACCGCATCGGCCTCACCCTGCACAAGCTGACGCAGATCATGGAGGGGCACCTCGACGAATTGATCGACAAACTGGTTTACCATTATCAAACCGAAGCCCTGCAGAAAAGCAGCGCTTCCTGA
- the prmC gene encoding peptide chain release factor N(5)-glutamine methyltransferase yields MSILKSDALITVGEILHDAENRLHEAGVNTPRLDAEILLAEAMHTTRTGLMADAGREVTPVERTAFTTWLERREQREPVAYLLGRKEFWSLDFTVNPNVLIPRPDTECLIEHLLTLVKRDGVEAPRILDVGTGSGILAIVAARECPTATVTAMELSDRALDLARHNASVHNVLSQIQFVQGDFHREFWEGAPFDYILSNPPYIDYETYETLAPEIREYEPKQALVAGPDGMDAYRKIIPLAAMLLRPGGSLLLEFGNDQGPGVNQLVAENNGFEAIERASDYTGAERVLSAKRRAVRG; encoded by the coding sequence ATGTCCATACTGAAATCCGACGCTCTCATAACCGTCGGCGAAATTCTGCATGATGCGGAAAACCGCCTGCATGAGGCGGGCGTGAATACACCCCGCCTCGATGCCGAGATCCTGCTTGCGGAAGCGATGCACACCACGCGTACGGGGTTGATGGCGGATGCGGGCCGGGAAGTAACTCCTGTGGAGAGAACGGCGTTCACCACCTGGCTGGAGCGCCGCGAACAGCGCGAGCCGGTGGCCTACCTGCTGGGTCGCAAGGAATTCTGGTCGCTGGATTTCACCGTGAACCCGAATGTGCTCATTCCCCGCCCGGACACGGAGTGTTTGATCGAACATTTGCTCACGCTGGTCAAACGCGACGGCGTGGAGGCCCCCCGCATCCTTGACGTGGGTACGGGATCAGGCATCCTTGCCATCGTTGCCGCAAGAGAGTGTCCCACCGCCACCGTTACCGCGATGGAATTGTCCGACCGGGCGCTGGACCTGGCGCGGCACAACGCGTCGGTTCATAATGTTTTGTCACAGATTCAGTTCGTCCAGGGCGATTTCCACCGCGAGTTCTGGGAAGGCGCGCCGTTCGACTACATCCTCAGCAATCCTCCTTATATCGATTACGAAACTTATGAGACCCTTGCGCCGGAAATCCGCGAGTACGAGCCGAAGCAGGCCCTGGTAGCGGGACCCGACGGCATGGACGCATACCGGAAAATCATTCCGTTGGCGGCCATGTTGCTTCGTCCCGGCGGATCGCTTTTGCTGGAATTCGGAAACGATCAGGGACCGGGGGTCAATCAGCTCGTAGCCGAAAACAACGGTTTCGAGGCTATCGAGCGGGCAAGTGATTACACGGGCGCGGAACGGGTGCTGTCGGCGAAAAGGAGAGCGGTCCGTGGATAA